The DNA window GTTCCTGAAAGTGATCAAGCAGCGCTCGGCAGCAGTCGTAAACATCACCACCGGCGGCGCGCCGACCATGCCTATCGAGGAGCGCGTCGGGCCCGCTGCCCACTTCAAGCCGGAAATCGCCTCGCTCAACATGGGCACGATGAACTTCGGCCTCTACCCGATGCTCGATCGCTACAAGGAATTCAAGTACGAGTGGGAAAAGCCTTATCTTGAGGCCTCCCGCGCAGGCATGTTCAAGAACACGTTCTCTGATATCGAGTACATCCTGACCAAGTGCGCTGAGAACGGCACGCGCTTCGAGATCGAGTGCTACGATATCGGCCATCTTTACACGCTTGCTCATTTCGCCGATCGCGGCATCGTCAAGCCGCCCTTCTTCGTGCAGTCTGTGTTCGGCCTCCTCGGCGGTATCGGCGCGCATCCCGAAGATGTCGCGCATATGCGCCGCACGGCCGACCGGCTGTTTGGCGATCAGTATCGCTGGTCGGTGCTGGGGGCGGGGCGCAACCAGATGCCGGTTGCGGCGATCGCGGCCGCCATGGGCGGCAACGTGCGCGTCGGCATGGAGGATTCGCTGTGGCTTGCTCCGGGTCAACTTGCCAAGTCAAATGCTGAGCAGGTGGCCAAGGTGCGCCAGATCATCGAGGGCCTCGGCCTCGAGATCGCCACGCCGGACGACGCCCGCGAGATCCTTGAGCTCAAGGGCGGCGACCGCGTCAACTTCTGACTA is part of the Chelativorans sp. AA-79 genome and encodes:
- a CDS encoding 3-keto-5-aminohexanoate cleavage protein, with translation MAAKRKVIITCAITGSIHTPTMSPHLPITPEEIADSAIAASEAGAAVVHLHARDPKDGRPVQTPEAYEPFLKVIKQRSAAVVNITTGGAPTMPIEERVGPAAHFKPEIASLNMGTMNFGLYPMLDRYKEFKYEWEKPYLEASRAGMFKNTFSDIEYILTKCAENGTRFEIECYDIGHLYTLAHFADRGIVKPPFFVQSVFGLLGGIGAHPEDVAHMRRTADRLFGDQYRWSVLGAGRNQMPVAAIAAAMGGNVRVGMEDSLWLAPGQLAKSNAEQVAKVRQIIEGLGLEIATPDDAREILELKGGDRVNF